A window from Capricornis sumatraensis isolate serow.1 chromosome 5, serow.2, whole genome shotgun sequence encodes these proteins:
- the LOC138080256 gene encoding prolactin-inducible protein homolog, whose translation MYSLHLLLRASPAALLLILCLQLGTTKAQEDTTRQQLITMDLQMLQIDGSEEANVVLQVSTDLRECMVIKCYLLSNIPIEGNFNYKFTSCLCNDSPKRFFWDLQTNSTVRVTAVVDVTRELNICPDDWAVIPITANRFYLTKSLP comes from the exons ATGTACTCTCTCCATCTCCTGCTCAGGGCCAGCCCTGCTGCCCTGCTTCTGATTCTTTGCCTGCAGCTGGGGACCACCAAAGCTCAGGAAGACAC AACCCGTCAACAGCTGATAACAATGGACCTGCAGATGCTGCAAATAGACGGGAGTGAAGAGGCCAATGTGGTGCTTCAAGTCTCAACAGATCTGAGGGAATGCATGGTG ATTAAATGTTATCTTCTAAGCAACATTCCGATTGAAggcaattttaattataaattcacCTCCTGCCTCTGTAACGATTCCCCAAAGAGATTCTTCTGGGATTTGCAAACCAACA GTACTGTAAGAGTAACAGCAGTGGTTGATGTTACTCGTGAACTAAATATCTGCCCGGATGACTGGGCAGTGATACCTATTACAGCAAATCGCTTTTATCTCACTAAGAGCCTACCATAG